The proteins below come from a single Anaerolineales bacterium genomic window:
- a CDS encoding polyphosphate kinase 2 family protein — protein sequence MAKQSIIPPIGKKVSLKDYDPAYTGEFKDKREAEEATQKDLERLDIIQDTLFAGAEKSVLVVFQAMDTGGKDGAIRHVFKGVDPQGVQISSFKAPTADELARDFLWRVHRCVPPKGMIGVFNRSHYEDVLVVRVHNLVPKTIWKERYDHINRFEELLSEHRTIILKFFLHISKAEQKERLEARRDDPQKRWKFNLGDLKERDRWDDYMAAYEEVLTKCNTSYAPWHIVPANKKWYRNYVITRAILEALEKAKLSYPPAPEGVEKIVVPD from the coding sequence ATGGCGAAACAATCAATCATCCCCCCTATTGGCAAGAAGGTTAGTCTGAAGGATTATGATCCCGCCTACACGGGCGAGTTTAAGGATAAACGTGAGGCGGAAGAGGCGACCCAAAAAGACCTTGAACGCCTTGACATCATTCAGGACACCCTCTTTGCCGGAGCAGAAAAATCGGTTCTTGTCGTCTTTCAAGCAATGGACACGGGCGGCAAAGACGGGGCGATCCGCCATGTATTTAAGGGGGTTGACCCACAAGGCGTTCAGATTAGTTCCTTCAAAGCGCCCACTGCTGACGAACTCGCCCGTGATTTTCTCTGGCGGGTGCATCGCTGCGTCCCGCCCAAAGGGATGATCGGCGTCTTTAATCGCTCCCATTACGAAGATGTTTTGGTTGTGCGCGTCCATAACCTTGTGCCGAAAACAATCTGGAAAGAGCGTTACGACCACATCAACCGCTTTGAGGAACTGCTCAGCGAACACAGGACGATTATCCTGAAATTTTTCCTGCACATCTCGAAGGCGGAGCAAAAAGAACGCCTTGAGGCACGTCGAGACGACCCCCAAAAACGCTGGAAATTCAACCTAGGCGATTTGAAAGAGCGTGATCGGTGGGATGATTACATGGCGGCATATGAGGAGGTGTTGACAAAATGCAATACCTCCTACGCCCCTTGGCACATTGTCCCTGCCAACAAAAAATGGTACCGAAACTATGTGATCACACGGGCGATTTTGGAAGCATTGGAGAAGGCGAAACTGAGTTATCCCCCCGCGCCGGAAGGGGTGGAAAAGATCGTTGTCCCAGATTAA
- a CDS encoding CehA/McbA family metallohydrolase, protein MSGGYLTLTEYVGNMHMHTPYSDGEGSHEQIAAAALAAGIDFVIVTDHNILVRGVEGYYGDDKRGYVLLLTGEEVHDRQRDPQVNHLLVYGAGMELCQCAADPQELIDAVNAAGGLAYLAHPKDTELAIVHEPPIPWVDWQVSGYAGLELWNYMSDFKRVIKGGVRNLMRAAFRPEDLVIGPNPDTLRLWDDLLMAGKPISVIGNSDAHGMTVRVGILQHVVFPYDFLFSCVNTHILAHKPFSGRWAEDQAIIYRALREGRSFVAYDLIGNARGFRFSATGELGTALMGGTIRVGSGVTLQALCHERSHFKVIHEGKVIAETTGRENITFTAKRPGAYRVEVWHIYKGIERAWIFSNPIYVEP, encoded by the coding sequence ATGAGCGGCGGCTACCTAACCCTTACCGAATACGTTGGGAACATGCATATGCACACCCCGTATTCGGATGGGGAAGGGTCGCATGAGCAGATTGCGGCGGCGGCGTTGGCGGCGGGCATCGATTTCGTGATCGTCACCGATCACAACATCCTCGTGCGCGGCGTGGAGGGTTACTATGGCGATGATAAACGCGGGTATGTCCTGCTTCTGACAGGCGAGGAAGTTCATGATCGCCAGCGCGACCCACAGGTGAATCACCTTCTTGTCTATGGGGCGGGGATGGAACTCTGCCAATGCGCTGCCGATCCCCAAGAACTCATTGATGCGGTCAACGCGGCGGGCGGTCTCGCCTATCTCGCTCATCCAAAGGATACCGAACTCGCCATTGTCCATGAGCCGCCCATCCCCTGGGTCGATTGGCAAGTGAGCGGGTATGCGGGGCTGGAACTGTGGAACTACATGAGCGATTTCAAGCGGGTTATCAAAGGCGGCGTGCGGAATCTGATGCGAGCCGCCTTTCGCCCCGAAGACCTTGTGATCGGACCAAACCCCGATACCCTTCGCTTGTGGGATGATCTGCTCATGGCAGGCAAACCGATCAGTGTCATAGGCAATTCCGATGCGCACGGAATGACCGTCCGCGTGGGAATACTCCAACACGTTGTCTTTCCCTACGATTTTCTCTTTAGCTGTGTCAACACGCACATCTTGGCACATAAACCCTTCAGCGGACGGTGGGCGGAGGATCAAGCGATTATCTATCGGGCGCTCCGCGAGGGGCGCTCATTCGTCGCCTATGATCTGATTGGCAATGCACGGGGGTTTCGCTTTTCTGCCACAGGTGAGTTGGGAACAGCGCTCATGGGCGGGACAATCCGCGTAGGGAGTGGGGTCACCCTTCAGGCGCTCTGCCACGAACGCAGCCATTTCAAGGTGATTCACGAGGGAAAGGTCATTGCCGAGACGACAGGGCGAGAAAACATCACCTTTACGGCAAAGCGCCCCGGCGCTTACCGCGTTGAGGTCTGGCACATTTACAAAGGAATCGAACGGGCATGGATTTTCAGCAACCCGATCTATGTTGAACCGTAG
- a CDS encoding PD40 domain-containing protein, which yields MDNESNAVDKLLQQGIAAAKAGRRGEARQALEKVLEQDDSNEQAWLVLASVVETPRERRICLENVLEINPNNERARQALERLKPSPPSQGIVSLTEEGGAKTGAGQSPATSTIRRPPPVTAPTVRAGEAAGSATKEAWRRQRNPNGVDPQILFFVLLGVTVIGVGILLATGGFGTAPLTPTPVNQTPTRVVQQSSPTVELIATRVTIDPNATSNPATWTPIPTNTPAPTNTPPATLPPLAGYRLVYSLEREGVSSTRIVNGDGSRDSTLTDRFLANPSYSPDGRKIAYTTIADGSEQIAVANADGSEEVILTKVQSSRVRSPAWSPDGKRIAFVASDFENDQIYLMNADGTNVIRYVSTPYADIDPAFSPDGKTLVFTSDTTGRQSFQIFALPVENDTPQAKPVALTNSGGQNTRPVFSPDGRTIAFISTRSRSLAKIYLMRADGSDERPLLVEDGNASNADPAWSPDGLYLAYASNRNGGQYQLFIVPVATGRNAQQVTNQNGNVLSVEFRPGF from the coding sequence GTGGATAACGAATCGAACGCAGTGGATAAGCTCCTCCAACAGGGGATTGCCGCCGCCAAAGCGGGACGGCGTGGCGAAGCACGGCAGGCGCTTGAAAAAGTGCTTGAGCAAGACGATAGCAATGAACAAGCGTGGCTCGTCCTCGCCTCTGTGGTGGAGACACCCCGTGAACGGCGTATTTGCCTTGAAAATGTCTTAGAGATCAACCCTAACAATGAACGCGCCCGCCAAGCCTTAGAGCGCCTGAAACCCTCCCCTCCCTCGCAGGGGATTGTTTCCCTAACCGAAGAAGGGGGTGCTAAAACAGGCGCGGGGCAATCCCCCGCCACCAGCACCATCCGCCGCCCGCCGCCGGTTACTGCCCCCACCGTTCGTGCGGGGGAGGCGGCTGGCAGCGCTACGAAAGAGGCGTGGCGGCGGCAGCGCAATCCCAACGGGGTCGATCCACAGATTCTATTTTTTGTCCTTCTAGGGGTGACGGTCATTGGTGTGGGGATTTTGCTTGCCACAGGCGGGTTCGGCACAGCCCCTCTGACGCCTACCCCTGTAAACCAGACACCCACTCGCGTTGTGCAGCAGAGTTCACCCACCGTCGAGTTGATCGCCACGCGGGTGACCATTGACCCGAACGCGACAAGTAACCCCGCTACATGGACGCCTATTCCCACGAACACCCCCGCACCCACGAACACGCCGCCAGCAACCCTGCCACCCTTAGCGGGCTATCGCTTGGTATATAGTTTGGAACGAGAGGGCGTCTCCAGTACCCGTATTGTGAATGGGGATGGTTCACGTGACAGCACGCTGACAGACCGGTTTTTGGCGAATCCCAGCTATTCCCCTGATGGGCGCAAAATTGCCTATACCACGATTGCCGATGGTTCTGAACAGATTGCCGTTGCCAACGCCGATGGGTCGGAAGAGGTGATCCTGACGAAGGTGCAGTCCTCACGGGTGCGCTCACCTGCCTGGTCGCCGGACGGCAAACGAATTGCGTTTGTCGCCAGCGATTTTGAGAATGACCAGATTTACCTGATGAATGCCGATGGGACAAACGTGATTCGCTATGTCTCAACGCCCTATGCCGATATTGATCCGGCGTTCTCGCCCGATGGAAAAACACTCGTCTTTACCTCGGATACCACCGGACGGCAGTCCTTCCAGATTTTTGCCCTGCCTGTGGAAAACGACACCCCGCAGGCAAAGCCCGTTGCCCTCACAAACTCTGGGGGGCAGAATACACGCCCGGTCTTTTCGCCCGATGGTCGAACCATTGCTTTCATCAGCACGCGCAGCCGCTCTCTTGCCAAGATTTACCTGATGCGTGCCGATGGGTCGGATGAGCGCCCGCTTTTGGTGGAGGATGGCAACGCCTCCAATGCGGACCCGGCATGGTCGCCCGATGGCTTGTACCTTGCCTATGCCTCGAACCGCAACGGTGGGCAGTATCAACTTTTCATCGTCCCTGTGGCAACAGGGCGTAACGCGCAGCAAGTGACCAACCAAAACGGGAACGTCCTTTCCGTTGAATTTCGTCCGGGTTTCTAG
- a CDS encoding PD40 domain-containing protein — protein sequence MTTKAGADKNARIEQLMREAAAAAKAGDRATAKNKYREVTELDDKHERAWLLLASVSDDVEEKRTCLGNVLIINPENARAKELLEQLDRAEDLRASRPRRPTQPFASSFSTSGTSKKSTSGATISPANEGMRRTLTIMGGVILVGLLAVVLLFRNPGAPPEPTSTSIPPTLTATDDPKMVTATALALQVTEIARQTSQALPPSWTPRPTNTPRGLLTATPLATPPAGISGRLLVMAGKSLSLDGYLPIAMIDLATGTRTEVAENRGADAIFTTDGRIIYGRYVSGSRPQLLLRLQNLGGARPSEINALWGNRPPIADQKQPNLAPTGRDFVFVGRNITENELYSTIYYLQVNFPIAGTPPTATPPPTATYTPTDATETPIPPTETATPIPLQVVRLTDKDSGIHLYPHLAPNGIRVVYTTDTTPIDGAGTDIYVLNLADGLPSGTPIRITNDGDAVIEASPRFSLDGSQIAYTGRAKDSSETTIYLVSGGAPSALVSGMNEIINVRWSPDGQYLGFSSNRSGKWEVYAVHVATQEIYQLTLDPEAVILTDWGN from the coding sequence GTGACCACCAAAGCAGGCGCTGATAAAAATGCACGGATTGAGCAGCTTATGCGCGAAGCTGCGGCAGCAGCGAAAGCCGGAGATCGCGCCACCGCCAAAAATAAATACCGTGAAGTAACCGAGCTTGACGATAAGCATGAACGGGCATGGCTGTTGCTTGCCTCGGTAAGCGACGATGTTGAGGAAAAACGAACCTGTCTGGGGAACGTCCTGATCATCAACCCGGAAAACGCCCGCGCCAAAGAGCTTTTGGAGCAGCTTGACCGCGCCGAAGACCTCCGCGCCAGCCGTCCGCGCCGACCAACACAGCCTTTTGCCTCCTCTTTTTCCACCTCTGGGACTAGCAAGAAGTCTACGTCGGGAGCGACGATCAGCCCGGCAAATGAGGGGATGCGCCGCACGCTGACAATCATGGGTGGCGTTATCCTCGTCGGGCTGTTGGCGGTGGTACTTCTCTTTCGTAACCCGGGCGCCCCCCCTGAACCCACCTCTACAAGTATCCCTCCTACGCTCACAGCGACGGATGATCCGAAGATGGTGACGGCGACGGCACTTGCTCTTCAGGTGACGGAGATTGCCCGCCAAACGAGTCAGGCACTGCCACCCTCGTGGACACCCCGCCCCACGAATACGCCGCGTGGTTTGCTGACGGCAACCCCCTTAGCCACCCCACCAGCGGGCATCAGCGGGCGGCTTTTGGTCATGGCGGGAAAGTCCCTCTCACTGGACGGTTATTTGCCCATCGCCATGATTGACCTTGCCACCGGAACACGCACAGAGGTTGCCGAAAATCGCGGGGCAGATGCCATTTTCACAACCGATGGACGGATCATCTACGGGCGCTACGTCTCTGGCAGCCGCCCCCAACTGCTGCTCCGCCTGCAAAACCTCGGCGGGGCGCGTCCTTCAGAGATCAACGCCTTGTGGGGAAACCGTCCCCCTATTGCCGATCAAAAGCAACCAAACCTTGCCCCTACTGGGCGTGATTTCGTTTTTGTGGGGCGCAATATCACCGAAAACGAACTTTACTCAACGATTTACTACCTGCAGGTGAACTTTCCCATCGCCGGGACACCCCCCACCGCGACGCCGCCCCCAACCGCTACCTACACTCCCACCGATGCGACGGAGACACCCATCCCTCCCACCGAGACAGCGACGCCCATCCCCCTTCAGGTTGTCCGTCTCACAGATAAAGATAGCGGCATACATCTATACCCACACCTTGCCCCGAATGGAATACGGGTTGTCTACACGACAGATACAACACCTATCGATGGTGCGGGGACAGATATATACGTTCTCAACCTTGCCGATGGGCTGCCAAGCGGCACACCGATCAGAATCACGAATGATGGCGATGCAGTTATTGAGGCGTCCCCTCGGTTCAGTCTGGATGGATCGCAAATTGCCTATACCGGACGGGCAAAAGACTCCTCTGAAACAACGATCTACCTCGTCAGCGGCGGCGCACCAAGCGCCCTTGTCTCTGGGATGAACGAGATCATCAATGTGCGCTGGTCGCCGGATGGTCAGTATCTCGGTTTTTCCAGCAACCGCAGCGGGAAATGGGAAGTCTATGCCGTCCATGTGGCAACACAGGAAATCTACCAACTCACGCTTGACCCCGAAGCCGTGATCCTCACCGATTGGGGGAACTAA
- a CDS encoding transposase — protein MGEIVTPIACLTPYVTTTTMRHMAQIILALLCIPDRVTLLGLSRWMESGGSYRTLQRWSQTPLVWAQVLWAVVRSYLLHPTGRYLLAGDDVVDSKAGQATHGLGRFYSSLAGGVIPSVSFLVVSLIDIERRRSYPLQVEQRMPPTGASNAVPAGLPKHPRGRPKGSKNHAKAVPTLTPELSLLEQMLRAVCVRIVPLRVGHVVLDGFFGTYPATYIVQQTGLHMISKLRHNAALYLPYAGPKPVRGPTPRYGQKLTYHALPPEALCQTVMQGHYRTDTYQVTALHHDFPDPLNVVILVKTNLRTGRTSHVVLFSTDLTLSAAQLVDYYSLRFQIEFNFRDAKQYWGLEDFMNVSPIALTNAVNLAFFMVNFSTVLLLPHRQAQTDFSVLDLKAHYRAQRYLDETIKCLPTVPTPDLISLIRQKLSALGGLRTRQLQKSPA, from the coding sequence ATGGGTGAGATTGTAACACCGATAGCTTGCCTGACACCGTATGTAACGACAACAACCATGCGCCACATGGCACAGATCATCTTGGCGCTACTGTGCATCCCAGATCGGGTGACGCTGTTAGGACTATCACGCTGGATGGAAAGCGGTGGTAGCTATCGAACATTGCAGCGTTGGTCACAAACACCGTTGGTCTGGGCGCAGGTGTTGTGGGCCGTCGTGCGTAGCTACCTGCTGCATCCGACAGGGAGGTATCTGTTGGCTGGCGATGACGTGGTGGACTCGAAAGCGGGTCAGGCCACGCACGGGTTGGGGCGCTTCTATTCAAGCTTGGCTGGAGGTGTCATTCCGAGCGTGTCGTTTTTAGTGGTTTCCCTAATTGATATAGAGCGGCGGCGCTCGTATCCATTGCAGGTGGAACAGCGTATGCCGCCGACAGGCGCATCAAACGCGGTGCCTGCTGGCTTACCCAAACACCCGCGCGGACGGCCCAAAGGGAGTAAGAATCACGCCAAAGCCGTCCCCACCCTCACGCCCGAACTGAGCCTGCTTGAGCAGATGTTGAGGGCGGTGTGTGTCCGCATCGTGCCACTGCGCGTTGGGCATGTCGTGCTGGATGGCTTTTTCGGGACGTATCCAGCCACTTATATCGTGCAGCAGACGGGTTTGCATATGATTTCCAAATTGCGCCACAATGCCGCGCTGTACCTGCCCTATGCTGGACCTAAGCCAGTGCGTGGCCCCACGCCACGCTATGGTCAAAAACTCACTTATCACGCGCTACCACCTGAAGCCTTGTGTCAGACCGTCATGCAGGGTCACTACCGTACGGATACCTACCAAGTCACCGCCCTACACCATGACTTCCCTGACCCCCTCAATGTGGTCATTTTGGTCAAAACCAATTTGCGCACAGGCCGTACCAGCCATGTCGTCCTGTTTAGCACTGACTTGACCTTATCAGCCGCCCAACTCGTCGATTACTACAGCTTGCGCTTTCAAATTGAGTTCAATTTCCGCGATGCCAAACAGTATTGGGGGCTGGAAGATTTCATGAATGTCTCTCCGATTGCCCTTACGAATGCCGTCAACCTCGCCTTTTTTATGGTCAATTTCTCGACCGTGCTCTTGCTACCCCATCGTCAAGCTCAAACCGATTTTAGTGTCCTCGACTTGAAGGCTCACTATCGTGCCCAACGCTATCTCGACGAAACAATTAAATGCCTTCCGACTGTGCCCACTCCTGATTTAATCTCGCTCATCAGGCAAAAACTCAGCGCACTGGGCGGCCTTCGCACTCGTCAACTTCAAAAATCCCCCGCATAA
- a CDS encoding type II toxin-antitoxin system VapC family toxin: MPKISYVYCDANVFLAYFNAEAGRITILDQLFEEVQKNNQRKIVTSVVSITEVSHVAEEKNHNRLDKKVYDGLESFWGDNSLIEFVDFNELIARQARDLIRQAISLKYALRTNDAIHLTSARYVGVTECFTYDQKLNKFSSIIGYDILEPYVSSPRLPLVFPDDPQE; this comes from the coding sequence ATGCCGAAAATTAGTTACGTTTATTGCGATGCCAATGTGTTCCTCGCTTATTTTAATGCTGAAGCAGGGCGGATAACCATCCTTGACCAACTGTTTGAGGAAGTGCAGAAAAATAATCAGCGTAAAATCGTGACTTCAGTGGTCAGTATCACCGAAGTTTCACATGTAGCTGAGGAGAAGAATCATAATCGGCTGGATAAGAAGGTGTATGACGGGCTCGAAAGTTTCTGGGGTGATAACTCGCTCATCGAATTTGTAGACTTCAATGAGTTGATTGCACGTCAGGCACGAGATTTGATTCGACAGGCAATTAGCTTGAAATATGCTCTGCGAACCAATGACGCAATTCACCTAACATCAGCAAGATATGTGGGCGTTACTGAATGCTTTACATACGATCAAAAGCTCAACAAATTCAGCAGCATCATTGGCTATGATATCTTGGAGCCCTATGTCAGTTCCCCAAGACTTCCATTGGTCTTTCCCGACGATCCTCAAGAATAA
- a CDS encoding beta-galactosidase — protein sequence MNPASRAYRAGLAFQGTFLARWGLWLRAAVAALLIVQIRPPPARLLPTPPQTVQTAHPITCVHTRLDGEVTDLAIAQTLRMVREMGASTIVNLFLWAYLEPAEGYYDWSHSDRIIAAARHEGLTVIARLGFVPAWARPKEKADPSFLNWLTPAYFERYARFVAAFAKRYAGQVTHIIPWNEPNLAFEWGYRSVTPAEYVDLLRAVYRAAHAANPSVIILGGALAPTVERSANALDDRLFLEGLYAAGGGAYFDALAIHTYGFTRPALDPPAADRLNYRRYELLLEVMAANGDGEKPIYITESSWNDHPRWIHAVPPAMRITSTLDALRYTETAHPTIRNLCFWYFRSPILHRTYQDYFAFVTVDFRPRPIYDEVQRWARGW from the coding sequence ATGAACCCTGCATCGCGTGCTTATCGTGCCGGGCTTGCCTTTCAGGGGACTTTTCTTGCCCGTTGGGGACTCTGGCTGCGGGCTGCCGTTGCCGCGCTCTTGATCGTCCAAATTCGCCCTCCTCCGGCGCGGCTGCTGCCCACCCCGCCGCAAACGGTTCAAACGGCACACCCAATCACCTGTGTCCACACGCGGCTTGACGGCGAAGTGACCGATCTTGCCATTGCCCAAACGCTGCGCATGGTACGCGAGATGGGCGCGTCAACCATCGTCAACCTATTCTTGTGGGCATACCTTGAACCTGCCGAGGGCTACTACGATTGGTCACACAGTGATCGGATCATCGCGGCGGCAAGGCACGAAGGGCTGACGGTTATCGCCCGTTTGGGGTTTGTTCCGGCGTGGGCGCGTCCGAAAGAAAAAGCCGATCCCAGTTTTCTGAACTGGCTGACCCCTGCTTACTTTGAGCGCTATGCCCGTTTTGTGGCGGCATTTGCCAAACGCTATGCGGGGCAAGTCACCCACATCATCCCCTGGAATGAACCGAATCTTGCCTTTGAGTGGGGGTATCGATCCGTCACCCCCGCCGAATATGTCGATCTGCTGCGGGCGGTCTACAGGGCGGCTCATGCGGCAAATCCATCGGTGATCATCCTCGGCGGGGCGCTTGCCCCAACGGTAGAGCGCAGCGCGAATGCCCTTGATGACCGACTGTTTCTGGAAGGGCTGTATGCGGCGGGCGGCGGGGCTTATTTTGACGCCCTAGCGATCCACACCTATGGGTTTACGCGCCCCGCCCTTGACCCGCCCGCCGCAGATCGCCTTAATTACCGCCGCTACGAACTGCTTCTAGAGGTCATGGCGGCGAATGGGGATGGCGAAAAGCCTATCTACATCACCGAAAGCAGTTGGAACGACCACCCTCGCTGGATTCACGCCGTCCCGCCCGCCATGCGGATCACCTCGACGCTGGATGCGCTGCGCTACACCGAAACAGCCCATCCCACTATCCGCAACCTCTGTTTTTGGTATTTTCGTTCGCCCATCCTTCATCGCACCTACCAAGACTATTTTGCCTTTGTCACCGTCGATTTTCGCCCTCGCCCGATTTATGACGAAGTGCAGCGGTGGGCGCGAGGATGGTAG
- a CDS encoding DcrB-related protein yields MATRTYMEFQGPLFTLKTPSDWFITASPEIQAMFIEPSHGQRLRANVIITLRPVQPDVTAEVVMKNAQETENAEYPGFTLLAEDDVQAGVGTGKYHMYSWLNPDGNVPVLQTQAFFVINQVLITMTATCDLDVQEDVAPVFNEMFSSFKIG; encoded by the coding sequence GTGGCAACACGTACCTACATGGAATTTCAAGGACCGCTCTTTACGCTGAAGACTCCCTCAGACTGGTTCATCACCGCCTCGCCTGAAATTCAGGCGATGTTTATTGAGCCAAGTCATGGGCAGCGCCTTCGCGCCAATGTAATCATCACCTTGCGCCCCGTCCAACCGGATGTGACCGCTGAGGTCGTCATGAAAAACGCCCAAGAAACCGAAAACGCCGAATATCCAGGCTTCACCTTGCTTGCCGAGGATGATGTGCAAGCGGGCGTGGGGACGGGCAAATACCATATGTATTCGTGGCTGAACCCTGATGGTAACGTTCCGGTGTTGCAGACACAGGCATTCTTCGTTATCAATCAAGTTCTGATAACGATGACGGCAACCTGTGACCTTGATGTGCAAGAGGACGTTGCGCCGGTGTTCAACGAAATGTTCAGTTCATTCAAAATCGGCTAA
- a CDS encoding RHS repeat-associated core domain-containing protein — protein MFGDHNTSGQYHTYGYDGSGLVRHVLYGSALIAQMNYDPYGNPVQPLPFVNLSTTSPTAFGYIGEPTNCFGVVNLRARYYNPQHGVFTSPDPVLGVVGRSESYNGYGYVEGNPVNFTDPSGKCPWCIPLLLWGLGAGAAAFTVGTVGYKVIMRGSWEESIKTGLVFAPLGAIIDVIGGFARRIGAPAALIGGAATGAATWSSPWAWTAMLGAAGTTLIESATGSYDPSQSLEL, from the coding sequence TTGTTTGGCGACCACAACACGAGCGGGCAGTACCACACCTACGGCTACGACGGGTCGGGGTTGGTGCGTCATGTGCTGTATGGCAGCGCCCTCATCGCCCAGATGAATTACGATCCCTATGGCAACCCCGTGCAGCCTCTCCCCTTTGTCAATCTGTCCACCACCTCCCCAACGGCGTTCGGTTACATCGGGGAGCCAACCAACTGCTTCGGCGTGGTGAATCTGCGGGCGCGATACTACAATCCACAGCATGGGGTGTTCACGAGTCCCGATCCTGTGCTGGGGGTGGTGGGGCGCAGCGAGTCGTACAATGGGTATGGCTATGTGGAGGGGAATCCGGTCAATTTTACCGACCCAAGTGGAAAATGCCCTTGGTGCATACCTTTACTTCTATGGGGTTTGGGCGCAGGCGCTGCGGCTTTCACGGTAGGAACAGTAGGGTATAAGGTTATTATGCGTGGAAGTTGGGAAGAATCGATTAAGACTGGGCTTGTATTTGCTCCATTAGGGGCGATTATTGATGTAATTGGAGGATTTGCCAGGCGTATTGGAGCGCCAGCTGCATTGATAGGAGGAGCAGCTACCGGTGCTGCTACATGGAGTAGCCCTTGGGCTTGGACTGCTATGCTCGGTGCCGCTGGTACTACACTTATTGAGTCTGCAACAGGAAGCTATGACCCCTCTCAATCTCTTGAATTATAA
- a CDS encoding DNA-processing protein DprA, which yields MEIKRVEASASLSQLIPKIECLSVIGDSGLLNESLFALFCSVRCPVSIILKTYDLAQILKDKHISVISGFHSPVEKEVLVTLLHGNSAIVICPARSIQNMRVPADWKKPIEQQRLLIVSPFAENQPRATQEMAALRNQLVAALAQQVFIAYAEPGGKTETFARVLIAAGKPVTTFEAKETENLLATGTKPLSL from the coding sequence GTGGAAATTAAGCGCGTAGAAGCGTCCGCATCACTCAGCCAGCTTATTCCCAAAATCGAATGCCTCTCAGTGATTGGCGACTCAGGATTGCTCAACGAGTCACTGTTCGCCCTGTTTTGTTCGGTGAGGTGTCCTGTATCCATCATCCTCAAAACGTATGATCTGGCTCAAATACTGAAGGATAAGCACATTAGTGTTATCAGCGGCTTTCATTCACCGGTGGAAAAAGAAGTATTGGTGACACTGCTGCATGGAAACTCTGCGATTGTTATCTGTCCTGCACGCAGCATCCAAAACATGCGCGTCCCCGCGGATTGGAAAAAGCCAATTGAACAGCAGCGGCTGCTCATCGTCTCACCATTTGCAGAAAATCAACCTCGTGCTACGCAGGAAATGGCAGCACTCCGCAATCAACTGGTCGCTGCTCTGGCTCAACAGGTATTTATCGCCTACGCTGAACCCGGCGGTAAGACAGAGACTTTTGCGCGGGTGTTGATCGCCGCTGGTAAGCCTGTGACGACGTTTGAGGCAAAAGAGACTGAGAACTTACTGGCCACTGGTACAAAACCCCTTTCGCTATAG